Proteins found in one Terriglobales bacterium genomic segment:
- the nrfD gene encoding NrfD/PsrC family molybdoenzyme membrane anchor subunit yields MRENKPFFTLWRFITAAIFAVGLWATYLRFGVGWRAATNLSDAQPWGIWVGLATLCGVGLSAGGFATAAIVYLLGMERYRPVVRTSIMIAFLGYLSVCLGYAYELGLPWRFWHPIVYWNRKSVLFEVSWCIMLYTTVLAIEFSPALVEKLRWKRIRDGYLHWHHRLVIAVVLAGVLLSSLHQSFLGGLFLITKGKEYPLWFSTHLTTLFYLSAIPAGLAMVILALYLSMRSLGVRIDPGILQEISAVIPPLLAIFAIFRFVDLAHEGGLPYLFLRRPETAYFWLEILLFILAPLVLFNLNRVRHTPMGLYWASVVTIMGFITNRINVSITALEYSTKAGYVPKWPEMAITVMLVTAAVLAFRYSVLYLDILPRTRTSKVWLANAGVVANA; encoded by the coding sequence ATGAGGGAAAACAAACCCTTCTTTACGCTCTGGCGGTTCATCACCGCAGCTATCTTTGCCGTTGGTCTGTGGGCGACCTACTTGAGGTTCGGAGTAGGCTGGCGTGCGGCGACCAACCTGAGCGATGCTCAGCCGTGGGGAATCTGGGTAGGTCTGGCTACGCTCTGCGGCGTCGGCTTATCGGCTGGTGGATTTGCCACTGCAGCCATCGTTTATCTGCTGGGCATGGAACGCTACCGTCCGGTCGTGCGCACATCCATTATGATCGCCTTCCTCGGATATCTTTCCGTGTGCCTGGGCTATGCCTATGAACTGGGATTGCCCTGGAGATTCTGGCACCCCATCGTCTATTGGAATCGAAAATCGGTGCTGTTTGAGGTCTCCTGGTGCATCATGCTCTACACGACGGTGCTGGCAATTGAGTTTTCACCCGCCCTGGTTGAAAAACTGCGCTGGAAGCGCATTCGCGACGGGTACCTGCATTGGCATCACCGTTTGGTCATCGCCGTCGTCCTGGCAGGAGTATTGCTCTCCTCGCTGCATCAGTCCTTCCTGGGGGGCTTATTTCTGATTACCAAGGGGAAGGAATACCCGTTGTGGTTCAGCACTCATCTGACAACCTTGTTCTATCTGTCAGCAATTCCAGCCGGCCTCGCCATGGTGATCCTGGCACTCTATCTCTCCATGCGCTCTCTGGGTGTGCGCATCGATCCCGGCATTCTCCAGGAAATCAGTGCAGTGATCCCTCCGCTGCTGGCCATCTTTGCCATATTCCGCTTTGTCGATCTGGCGCATGAGGGCGGCTTGCCTTACCTGTTTTTGCGGCGTCCGGAAACTGCTTACTTCTGGCTGGAAATCCTGCTATTTATCCTCGCGCCGCTGGTGCTGTTCAACCTGAATCGCGTGCGCCACACCCCGATGGGTCTCTACTGGGCCAGTGTCGTCACCATCATGGGGTTCATCACCAACCGCATTAATGTTTCGATAACCGCTCTGGAATACAGCACGAAGGCTGGTTACGTTCCTAAGTGGCCGGAAATGGCTATCACCGTGATGCTGGTTACCGCAGCTGTACTGGCGTTTCGCTATTCCGTGCTTTACCTGGACATCCTGCCGAGAACGCGGACGAGCAAAGTCTGGCTCGCCAATGCTGGAGTCGTAGCCAACGCATAG
- a CDS encoding Crp/Fnr family transcriptional regulator yields MGAPYGLQLVENCLICKLRSDNFFCALPREVLEAFEKIKFPTAYPRGAVLFIEGQSPRGIYMLCRGRVKLSVNSAEGKTLILKLVEPGEVLGLHACVSGSPYELTAETIQPAQVNFVKRDDFLKFLEQNGAACLQAAQHLSDNCHSAYDLIRSLGLSHSAGEKLARFLLELTADAENTREGARAKLGLTHEEIAQIIGTSRETVTRLLAEFKRKHYATLKGSTLLIHDRPALEKLIGA; encoded by the coding sequence GTGGGTGCTCCTTACGGTTTACAACTGGTTGAAAACTGCCTGATTTGCAAGCTTAGGAGTGACAACTTCTTCTGTGCGCTTCCCCGTGAGGTACTTGAGGCCTTCGAAAAGATCAAATTTCCTACCGCATATCCACGTGGCGCAGTTCTGTTTATAGAGGGCCAGTCTCCGCGCGGCATTTACATGCTGTGCCGCGGGCGAGTAAAGCTGTCCGTCAATTCCGCGGAGGGCAAGACTCTCATTCTCAAGCTAGTGGAACCAGGAGAGGTTCTGGGTTTGCACGCCTGTGTTTCAGGCAGCCCGTACGAACTTACGGCTGAGACCATCCAGCCGGCTCAAGTCAATTTTGTCAAACGCGACGACTTTCTCAAATTTCTCGAACAAAACGGTGCCGCCTGCCTGCAGGCCGCTCAACATCTGAGCGACAACTGCCACAGCGCTTACGACCTGATTCGTTCCCTCGGATTGTCACATTCGGCCGGCGAGAAGTTAGCCCGTTTCCTCCTCGAGCTTACCGCCGATGCCGAGAACACGCGCGAGGGTGCGCGCGCCAAGCTGGGATTAACGCATGAGGAGATTGCGCAGATTATCGGAACCTCAAGAGAGACGGTTACGCGCTTACTAGCCGAGTTTAAGCGGAAGCATTATGCCACCCTGAAAGGTTCAACCTTACTAATTCACGACCGGCCAGCCCTGGAAAAACTGATTGGTGCCTAG
- a CDS encoding Ppx/GppA phosphatase family protein has translation MPTFAAVDIGANSVRLKIARLTGRKLEVLHEDREVTRLGAPVFRSGLLSPQAMANTIKVLQRFHRATQDHGAELVRVVSTSPLRDARNASAFIDWVRSATGWRVEVISGLEEGRLIHLGVVSNLRVGRGNLLLIDLGGGSCELTTSREGQIERMFSLPLGAVRLTQEFLPHDPPKKKELERLQEYIQREISRIERKVLDHRTRVCIATSGTAAALAGLYSATHSKEQNSNLVPRSGVIRLTTTLAGYDLQQRTALRGIGPRRAEIIVAGTMVFSELLTRLKLPGFRYSELGLRDGLLDQMVADYDAGTRYRKQVESERQSALLAAARHFGVDLQFAARVKRLAIMLFHGMRKVHRLPAEYEEWLAAACMLQEVGSFINRAGRHRHTYYIIANSEIFGFTIQQRRIIAAVARYIGKSRPTPGDRIVRMVGFGDRDQIAKAVMLLRLARALDQSRRGAVQNLRVRVQSDRVILKLSTRRSGADLELWALEKERNYFRDVFGRELVPMLS, from the coding sequence ATGCCCACGTTTGCCGCTGTTGATATCGGAGCGAATTCCGTTCGCCTGAAGATTGCTCGTCTAACCGGACGCAAGCTCGAAGTCCTGCATGAAGATCGCGAGGTAACCCGGCTTGGTGCCCCGGTGTTTCGCTCCGGCCTGCTTTCGCCGCAGGCCATGGCCAACACCATAAAGGTACTGCAGCGATTCCATCGTGCTACTCAAGACCACGGGGCGGAGTTGGTGCGCGTAGTGAGCACCAGCCCGCTGCGGGATGCACGCAACGCTTCGGCCTTCATCGACTGGGTGCGGTCGGCTACAGGATGGCGGGTAGAAGTCATTTCTGGGCTTGAAGAAGGGCGTCTGATCCACTTGGGGGTGGTCTCAAACCTGCGTGTCGGCCGTGGGAATCTCTTGCTCATCGATTTGGGCGGCGGCAGTTGTGAGCTGACTACCTCCCGCGAAGGTCAGATCGAGCGAATGTTCAGCCTTCCATTGGGAGCGGTACGGCTGACACAGGAATTTCTGCCCCATGATCCACCCAAGAAGAAAGAACTGGAGCGGCTGCAGGAATATATTCAGCGAGAGATCAGCCGCATTGAGAGGAAGGTTCTGGACCATCGAACCCGAGTCTGTATTGCCACCTCCGGGACGGCAGCCGCACTCGCCGGCCTGTATTCGGCCACTCATTCCAAGGAGCAGAACTCGAATCTCGTGCCACGCTCGGGGGTAATTCGTCTAACCACAACCCTGGCTGGCTACGATCTCCAGCAACGCACTGCTCTGAGAGGAATTGGTCCCAGGCGCGCGGAGATTATCGTTGCTGGAACGATGGTGTTTTCCGAGCTGTTGACTCGCCTGAAGCTTCCCGGCTTTCGATATTCCGAGTTGGGCCTCAGGGACGGGCTGCTCGATCAAATGGTCGCCGACTACGACGCCGGCACGCGCTACCGCAAACAGGTTGAGTCAGAGCGGCAGAGTGCTTTGCTGGCGGCGGCCAGACACTTTGGCGTGGACTTGCAGTTCGCCGCTCGTGTGAAGAGGCTGGCCATCATGCTTTTCCACGGCATGAGGAAGGTCCACCGTCTGCCTGCCGAATATGAAGAGTGGCTGGCAGCTGCCTGCATGCTGCAAGAAGTGGGGTCGTTTATCAATCGAGCGGGCCGGCATCGACATACCTATTACATCATCGCGAACTCTGAGATTTTCGGCTTCACCATCCAGCAACGGCGTATCATCGCGGCCGTTGCCCGCTACATCGGGAAGTCCCGACCCACGCCTGGGGACCGGATCGTCCGGATGGTGGGATTTGGCGACCGCGACCAGATTGCGAAAGCGGTTATGCTATTGCGTCTGGCCCGTGCACTCGACCAATCCCGCCGCGGGGCAGTACAAAACCTGAGGGTTCGCGTACAGTCGGACCGTGTAATCCTTAAGCTGTCAACCAGGCGATCCGGTGCGGATCTCGAATTGTGGGCACTGGAAAAAGAGCGCAACTATTTCCGCGATGTCTTCGGCCGCGAACTGGTTCCCATGCTTTCCTGA